A single region of the Vicia villosa cultivar HV-30 ecotype Madison, WI linkage group LG4, Vvil1.0, whole genome shotgun sequence genome encodes:
- the LOC131599680 gene encoding pathogenesis-related protein 1-like, translating into MVVPMTSLLLPLMAILILSTLTQISYAQNSPQDYLNIHNKARSEVGVGPIYWDKKLASYAQTYINQLKANCKMVHSKGPYGENLAWSSGDITGTGAVNMWIREKQYYDYNSNSCAVGYKCGHYTQVVWRDSVRVGCAKVKCNDGRSTIISCNYDPPGNYIGQRPFDISPFEVPLSFNHESF; encoded by the coding sequence CTATCCACATTAACACAAATCTCATATGCTCAAAACTCACCACAAGACTACCTCAACATTCACAACAAAGCACGTTCAGAAGTTGGTGTTGGCCCTATATATTGGGACAAAAAACTTGCCTCCTATGCACAAACCTATATCAACCAATTAAAAGCAAATTGTAAAATGGTACACTCCAAGGGTCCATATGGTGAGAACCTAGCATGGAGCAGTGGTGATATAACAGGAACAGGCGCTGTTAACATGTGGATCAGAGAGAAGCAATACTATGATTACAACAGTAACTCATGTGCTGTTGGTTATAAGTGTGGACACTATACTCAGGTTGTTTGGCGCGATTCGGTTCGGGTTGGATGTGCGAAGGTTAAGTGTAATGATGGTCGTAGCACCATTATTAGCTGTAACTATGATCCACCTGGTAATTATATTGGACAAAGGCCTTTTGATATTAGTCCTTTTGAAGTTCCATTAAGCTTCAACCatgaaagtttttag